A region of Granulibacter bethesdensis DNA encodes the following proteins:
- a CDS encoding VIT family protein, producing MRSRIRHRETHATERLGWLRAAVLGANDGILSTASLMVGVASATSPGSGRGAILLAGLSALIAGAMSMAAGEYVSVSSQSDSERADLAREKKELDADWHGELDELTEIYRSRGLDAPLARQVAEQLMRRDPLSAHARDELGMTEDGAARPVQAALASAASFACGAALPWLAAALAPDPYDATGESTGQTSVIWTVSAVSLLALLLLGLAGAWAGNAPKLRAAMRVLLWGVLAMAATAITGHLFGGVVG from the coding sequence CGCCGTGCTGGGGGCGAATGATGGCATTCTGTCCACCGCCAGCCTGATGGTCGGCGTGGCCAGCGCAACCAGCCCCGGCAGCGGGCGTGGCGCCATTCTGCTGGCCGGGCTGTCGGCTCTGATCGCGGGGGCCATGTCTATGGCGGCGGGCGAATACGTTTCCGTCAGCTCCCAGTCCGATTCAGAACGCGCCGATCTGGCGCGGGAGAAAAAGGAACTGGATGCCGACTGGCACGGAGAGCTGGATGAATTGACCGAGATCTATCGCAGCCGCGGTCTGGATGCTCCCCTCGCACGACAGGTTGCAGAGCAATTGATGCGCCGCGATCCTCTCTCAGCCCATGCAAGGGACGAGCTGGGCATGACCGAGGATGGCGCGGCGCGTCCGGTGCAGGCAGCTTTGGCCTCGGCAGCATCCTTCGCCTGTGGTGCGGCCCTGCCATGGCTGGCAGCGGCACTGGCCCCTGATCCATACGATGCGACAGGGGAGAGCACAGGACAGACAAGCGTAATCTGGACCGTCTCGGCTGTGTCCCTGCTGGCACTGCTGCTGCTGGGTCTGGCGGGAGCATGGGCGGGAAATGCGCCGAAGCTGCGGGCGGCGATGCGGGTATTGCTGTGGGGCGTGCTCGCCATGGCCGCCACCGCGATCACCGGCCATCTGTTCGGGGGTGTGGTGGGTTAA
- a CDS encoding ABC transporter ATP-binding protein, protein MMRRLWREHIAHHRVRMLVVILLTALMAGSTALYPVVIQHAIDLFNARDRRILYQIPVLVLIVTAIKGAAMYGQTVSMQQLVLIVIRELQERMFSHLAHADLDRVEREAPAQLAARFTTDAATIREALVRAVNGVGDVVTVVGLVSSMVYLDWVLSLIAAAMYPLAALPIQKIGKRIRRASGGMQERMGETAALLNESFTQARTIRAYRLEGFEIRRAGEAFQHLYSALLRMTRSRARVDPVLEVLGGSAVAVVIGFTGWRAANGQSSLGDFAGFIAALLIASRPLRALGSLNAAVQEGVAGLVRVFAVIDEPAAIRDAPDAVPLPQGHGHVAFENVGFVYADGRTGLDGLSFVAQPGMTVALVGPSGAGKSTALALLPRLRDATSGRVLVDGADVREVTLASLRDAIAYVGQDALLFDDTIAANIGIGREGAERAEIEQAAEAAAGGFIRDLPEGFETMVGPGGQRLSGGQRQRVVLARALLRNPRILLLDEATSALDAESEAAVQQALTRLRQGRTTLVIAHRLSTVRDADLVVAMADGRVAEQGTHTALMEQDGLYARLVRSQTLAL, encoded by the coding sequence ATGATGAGGCGGTTGTGGCGGGAACATATCGCGCATCATCGTGTTCGCATGCTGGTGGTGATTCTGCTGACGGCGCTGATGGCGGGCAGCACGGCGCTGTACCCGGTGGTGATCCAGCATGCGATCGATCTGTTCAATGCCCGTGACCGGCGCATTCTGTATCAGATTCCGGTGCTGGTGCTGATCGTCACCGCCATCAAGGGTGCTGCGATGTATGGGCAGACCGTCTCCATGCAGCAACTGGTGCTGATCGTGATCAGGGAGTTGCAGGAGCGCATGTTCAGTCACCTCGCCCATGCCGATCTGGATCGGGTGGAGCGGGAGGCTCCGGCACAGCTCGCCGCGCGTTTTACGACCGATGCCGCCACCATAAGGGAGGCGCTGGTTCGTGCCGTCAACGGGGTGGGCGATGTGGTGACGGTGGTGGGGCTGGTCTCCTCCATGGTGTATCTGGACTGGGTGCTGAGCCTGATCGCGGCGGCGATGTATCCGCTGGCGGCGCTGCCGATTCAGAAAATCGGCAAGCGCATCCGCCGGGCCTCGGGCGGTATGCAGGAGCGGATGGGAGAAACCGCCGCCCTGCTGAACGAGAGTTTCACGCAGGCCCGCACTATCCGCGCCTACCGGCTGGAGGGTTTCGAGATCAGGCGCGCCGGAGAGGCCTTTCAGCATCTCTACAGTGCGTTGTTGCGTATGACGCGGTCGCGCGCGCGGGTTGATCCGGTGCTGGAGGTACTGGGCGGCAGTGCGGTGGCGGTGGTGATCGGCTTTACCGGTTGGCGCGCCGCGAACGGACAGAGCAGTCTCGGCGATTTCGCCGGTTTTATTGCCGCGTTGCTGATTGCCTCCCGCCCGCTGCGTGCGCTCGGTTCGCTGAACGCGGCGGTGCAGGAGGGGGTGGCCGGGCTGGTCCGGGTGTTTGCCGTCATCGACGAGCCTGCCGCCATCAGGGACGCACCCGATGCGGTTCCTCTGCCGCAGGGACATGGGCATGTGGCGTTCGAGAATGTGGGCTTTGTCTATGCCGATGGTCGCACCGGGCTGGACGGGCTGAGCTTTGTTGCCCAGCCGGGCATGACGGTGGCGCTGGTCGGCCCCTCAGGAGCCGGAAAATCCACGGCGCTGGCCCTGCTGCCGCGGTTGCGGGATGCGACGTCTGGCCGGGTGCTGGTTGATGGCGCGGATGTCAGGGAAGTCACGCTTGCCTCCCTGCGGGATGCCATTGCCTATGTGGGGCAGGATGCACTGCTGTTCGACGACACCATCGCCGCCAATATCGGCATTGGGCGTGAGGGCGCGGAACGGGCGGAGATCGAGCAGGCCGCCGAAGCTGCTGCCGGAGGCTTCATCCGCGATCTGCCGGAGGGGTTCGAGACAATGGTCGGTCCCGGTGGCCAGCGCCTGTCCGGTGGGCAGAGACAGCGCGTTGTGCTGGCACGGGCGCTGCTGCGCAATCCGCGCATTCTGCTGCTGGATGAAGCAACCAGCGCGCTGGATGCGGAAAGCGAGGCCGCGGTGCAGCAGGCTCTGACCAGATTGCGTCAGGGGCGTACCACGCTGGTGATCGCGCACCGCCTGTCCACCGTGCGCGATGCTGATCTGGTGGTGGCCATGGCCGATGGCCGGGTGGCGGAGCAGGGCACCCATACGGCCCTGATGGAGCAGGACGGGCTGTACGCCCGGCTGGTGCGCAGCCAGACGCTGGCGCTTTAA
- a CDS encoding CCA tRNA nucleotidyltransferase, whose translation MTEEKPVLHPSWLDDPGLHDVLAVLPQARPVGGCVRDALAGRPVADIDLAVPMPPEQTLYRLEQAGLHSIPTGLSHGTVTAVSRGQRFEITSLRRDLATDGRHAEVSFTDDWQEDAARRDFTINAMSLSPDGTLHDYFGGLDDLRAGRVRFVGQAARRVAEDRLRALRFFRFQARYGRWEQGAEPDVAAMQAIAAIAGELTQLSAERVWSELRRILTGPHLAATLGAMERTGVLPVLFPAGYDPAPLIEAVANGMPGEGLAEEAIPRLALLVGEKEPPRALAERLRLSGQEAGRLAACLDGSVPVWDGAADTVGLRRLLADDPAQALIDRAWVTLRDERAAHLTRLLTPLSRPHFPLAGRDLLAAGLATPGPALGHLLDTVRTEWLHRGCREGEEEKAALLAWVEDGLKAGEI comes from the coding sequence TTGACGGAAGAAAAACCGGTTCTGCATCCGTCATGGCTGGACGATCCGGGCCTGCATGATGTGCTGGCGGTTTTGCCGCAGGCGCGTCCGGTGGGGGGCTGTGTGCGGGATGCTCTGGCAGGGCGGCCGGTGGCGGACATCGACCTTGCCGTGCCGATGCCTCCGGAGCAGACGTTGTATCGTCTGGAACAGGCTGGCCTGCACAGTATTCCCACCGGGCTTTCCCACGGTACGGTCACGGCGGTAAGCAGGGGCCAGCGTTTCGAGATCACCAGCCTGCGCCGTGATCTGGCGACGGATGGCCGCCATGCCGAGGTGTCCTTCACCGATGACTGGCAGGAGGATGCGGCGCGGCGGGATTTTACCATCAACGCCATGTCCCTGTCGCCGGATGGCACGCTGCATGATTATTTCGGCGGTCTGGATGATCTGCGTGCTGGCCGGGTCCGCTTCGTAGGACAAGCAGCCCGGCGGGTGGCAGAGGACCGGCTGCGAGCGCTGCGTTTTTTCCGCTTTCAGGCCCGCTATGGCCGTTGGGAACAGGGGGCGGAGCCGGATGTGGCGGCGATGCAGGCCATTGCCGCCATCGCCGGAGAGCTGACACAGCTCTCGGCGGAGCGTGTGTGGAGCGAGTTGCGGCGTATCCTCACAGGCCCGCATCTGGCGGCAACACTGGGGGCGATGGAGCGGACCGGTGTGCTGCCGGTACTGTTCCCCGCCGGATACGATCCCGCGCCATTGATCGAGGCGGTTGCAAATGGCATGCCCGGCGAAGGTCTGGCGGAGGAAGCGATCCCGCGCCTCGCTTTGCTGGTGGGGGAGAAGGAACCTCCCCGCGCATTGGCCGAGCGCCTGCGCCTGTCCGGTCAGGAGGCAGGCCGGTTGGCCGCTTGTCTCGACGGTTCTGTGCCGGTGTGGGATGGCGCTGCGGATACGGTAGGCCTCCGCCGGCTGCTGGCTGATGACCCGGCGCAGGCTCTGATCGATCGTGCCTGGGTCACGTTGCGCGATGAGCGCGCGGCGCATCTGACGCGCCTGTTGACTCCGTTGAGCCGCCCGCATTTCCCGTTGGCAGGCCGCGATCTGTTGGCGGCCGGTCTCGCCACCCCTGGCCCGGCGCTCGGCCATCTGCTCGACACCGTTCGCACGGAATGGCTCCATCGCGGCTGCCGGGAGGGGGAGGAGGAAAAAGCGGCATTGCTGGCTTGGGTGGAGGATGGCCTGAAGGCGGGAGAGATTTAA
- a CDS encoding CoA pyrophosphatase: MEVVETVPPCGIASVGRYLRTALSLPVPQPDLLRRPEMLADTVSMMRAAAVLVGITEAEEPGIILTLRAAGLSHHAGQVSFPGGRIDPGDASPEHAALREAREEIGLQAENVHLLGRLDPVLTGTGFVVTPVVGLVSPDWVVTVAPAEVAAVFELKLRVLLDPDAPRQDWLEVRGMRHQSWVWPHEQHVIWGATAAILMELSLRLRQAEAHLAAEPGF, encoded by the coding sequence ATGGAGGTGGTGGAGACTGTTCCGCCCTGCGGTATAGCCTCTGTCGGCAGATATCTGCGCACGGCTCTGTCCCTGCCGGTGCCTCAGCCCGACCTGCTGCGCCGTCCGGAGATGCTGGCGGACACCGTCTCCATGATGCGGGCTGCCGCGGTGCTGGTGGGAATCACGGAGGCCGAGGAGCCGGGCATCATCCTGACGCTGCGTGCGGCGGGCTTAAGCCATCATGCCGGTCAGGTTTCCTTTCCGGGCGGGCGGATTGATCCCGGTGATGCTTCCCCGGAGCATGCCGCCTTGCGGGAAGCGCGGGAGGAGATTGGTCTGCAGGCAGAGAATGTGCATCTTCTCGGACGGCTTGATCCGGTCCTGACCGGAACCGGCTTTGTGGTGACGCCGGTGGTGGGGCTGGTGTCCCCGGACTGGGTGGTGACCGTTGCGCCCGCGGAAGTGGCGGCGGTGTTCGAACTGAAATTGCGTGTGCTGCTGGATCCTGATGCGCCTCGGCAGGACTGGCTGGAGGTAAGAGGCATGCGTCACCAAAGCTGGGTCTGGCCGCATGAGCAGCATGTGATCTGGGGCGCGACTGCCGCAATCCTGATGGAGTTATCCTTGCGGTTGCGGCAGGCGGAGGCTCATTTGGCGGCGGAGCCCGGCTTTTGA
- a CDS encoding DUF1285 domain-containing protein, translating into MGNPTQAGSTCCGVLPFLIRRDGTWLYRGSPIARKELVCLFSSVLRRDQDGYKLRTPVEEGRIEVEDAPFVAVELDWAGCGRHQKLTFRTNVDQLITAGKDHPIRVAHDILTCEPTPYLHVRDGEEGAPPIEARISRAVYYELVALAEPHDVCCRRMLGVWSCGTFFALGEMPSNAEKG; encoded by the coding sequence ATGGGCAATCCGACGCAGGCTGGCAGCACATGTTGCGGTGTACTGCCGTTTCTGATCCGGCGGGATGGCACATGGCTGTATCGCGGCAGCCCGATCGCCCGGAAGGAACTGGTCTGCCTGTTTTCCTCCGTGCTGCGACGGGATCAGGACGGCTACAAGCTGCGCACCCCGGTCGAGGAAGGCCGGATCGAAGTCGAGGATGCGCCCTTTGTCGCGGTGGAGCTGGACTGGGCCGGCTGTGGCCGCCATCAGAAGCTGACTTTCCGCACCAATGTCGATCAGCTCATCACGGCGGGGAAGGACCACCCGATCCGCGTGGCGCATGACATCCTGACCTGCGAGCCCACCCCCTATCTGCATGTCAGGGACGGAGAAGAGGGTGCTCCGCCTATCGAGGCACGGATCAGCAGGGCTGTGTATTATGAGCTGGTCGCGCTGGCGGAACCGCATGATGTCTGCTGCCGCCGCATGCTGGGTGTCTGGAGCTGCGGCACGTTTTTCGCGCTCGGCGAAATGCCGTCCAATGCGGAAAAGGGGTGA